TTTGGTGTTGAATTTGCGAAAGCGCTGATGGGTCGTCATCGGGTCCTTTCTCACGCCGCCTGCAGGCGGCGATAGGCACGGTCGGAATAAACCAGCGGCGCGGCCGGCGTGACGTTCAGGCCCAGCACCTCTCCGACGACGATGCGGTGCGAACCGAAGGCGAAGACCGAGGCGACCCGGCAGTCGAAACTGCACAGGGCGCCGTCGAGGACCGGCGCGCCGGTGCCGAGCACCGACCAGGCGCCGGCGGCGAAACGATCATCCCTGAGCGCCGCGACGAGGCCGGCAAAGGTGTCGGCGACATGCTCCTGTCCGTCGGCGAGCGCATTGGCCGCGAAGACGCCGTTGTCGATCAGGGTCTGCAGGCTCCGGTTGGCCGCGTGGATGCAGACGACGACCGAAGGCGGCTCCATCGACAGGGAACAGAGCGTCGAGACGGTCATGCCGCCCCGGCCGTGCGGTCCGTCGGTGGTCACCACCGCCACGCCGGACACCGTCAGCCGCATGGCCTCGCGAAACCGGGCGCCGTCAACGGGTGCGATCATTGCAGCGCCTCCGGCTGGCCGGCGACGCGATCCGACAGCTGCGCCGACTTGCGCACGAAGTCGAGCGGGCCGGAGAAATCGAAGCTGTTATAGACCGCCGCCAGATGGTTGAAGTGCGGTGCCTGGGCGAACTGCACGAAGGTCAGCCGATGCCCGGCATAGTCGGAGTTCAACAGGTCGCGGGCAAAGGCCAGCAGCTTGCGCCGGTCCTCGGCCTGCCAGTTGTCATTCAGGCTGTAGAACTTGTTGAGCCAGGCATCCGGGCCGCTGGTCGCGAAGGCCTCGGCATTGGGCGTGATGCAGATCTGGCCGCCGCACAGTTCGCGGGCGATATGCATCATGGTCGGCAGGTTGGAGCAGGCGAAGACGCGGCCGGCATAAAGCATCGACTGGTGCGGCATGAGCAGCCCGCCGGGGCTGCGCTGGGCCGCCGCGATCGACGCGGTGAGGTGCGCGTTGATGCCCTCGCGGTAGCAGACCAGGTCGGCGAGCTTCTCGCGCACCGATTGCAGCTTGTCGAGACCGGTCTGCTTGGCGTTCCACATGGCCGCGCCGATCATCATGTCGGCGGTGTAGAGCAGCCGGAGCACATAGGGAAAGGCCGAATAGCGGTGCAGCGTCGCCCGGACATGCTGGGCCGCGCGGGTGTGACGGTAGAAGAACACGTCCTCCCAGGGGATCAGCACGTCGTCGAAGACCACCAGCGCCTCGACCTCGTCGAACCGGTTGGCCAGCGGATAGTCGGCAGGGTCGGTGCGCCCGGCGAAACCGGCGCGGCAAATGTGCTTCACCCCCGGCGCGCCCATCTTGACGATGCATCCGACCGCATAGTCGGACAGCTTCTCATTCGACCAGGCACCGACCGTCGGCTTGAGGAAGGCCTGGTCGGCATAGGCCGAGGCCGTCTCGTATTTGGCGCCCCGCACGATGATGCCGGCGTCGGTCTCCCTGGTGACGCGGACCATCATGTCCGGGTCCTGGTCCTGCGGCGGCCGCGAACGGTCGCCCTTCGGATCGGTATTGGCGGAGACGTGGAAAATGTCGTTCTCGACCACTGCGCGGATATGACGGTCGATATTGTCGGCGAAGCGCGGATCGATCTCGGCCAGCACGTCGCGGCCGTCATAGAGCGACCACATCTCGCCGACCGTCTCGTCGCCGACCCGCGTGACGACGCCGCCGATCTCGTTGAGCACCAGGTCGACGGCGGTGGTCTTGTCGGTCCAGTCCTTGGTCTCGCGTGGCGGGCGGTAGAGGCTCGAGCTGCGCTGGTTGGTGTCGATATAGGTCAGTCCGTCCTGGAACTTCGCCTCGTGCTGCATGTCGTAGATGCGCGCCCTGATATCGATGATCGGCTTGAGCGCCCGGTGGACGGTGATGTCCTTCACCCGTTCGCCGTCGATCCAGACCTCGCGACCATCGCGAAGGCCGGCGCGGTATTCCTCGCCCGTACGGATCATCTGCCTGCTCCAATCTTGGTCATGCCTCAGATTGCGGCAAAGCCCGAGATCGGTAAAATATGTTTATCGGTGGAACAGGATAGGATTATCCGATGCGGATTTCGCTGCGCGTGCTGCGCTACGTCGTGACCACGGCCGAGGCGGGCAACGTCACCGAGGCCGCCCGCCGCCTCCACGTCTCCCAGCCGTCGGTCTCCGCCGCCATCGCGCAGATCGAGGAGCAGTTCGGCGTCCAGGTCTTCGTGCGCCACCATGCGCGCGGCATGACGCTGACCAGCGCCGGCCAGCGCCTGGTGCATGACGCCCGGCTCTTGCTGAGCCATGCCCGCGACTTCGAGGAGAACACCCGCTCGCTGGGTTCCGCGCTGCAGGGCGAGATCAC
This portion of the Phreatobacter stygius genome encodes:
- a CDS encoding flavin reductase family protein, which translates into the protein MIAPVDGARFREAMRLTVSGVAVVTTDGPHGRGGMTVSTLCSLSMEPPSVVVCIHAANRSLQTLIDNGVFAANALADGQEHVADTFAGLVAALRDDRFAAGAWSVLGTGAPVLDGALCSFDCRVASVFAFGSHRIVVGEVLGLNVTPAAPLVYSDRAYRRLQAA
- a CDS encoding 4-hydroxyphenylacetate 3-hydroxylase family protein — protein: MIRTGEEYRAGLRDGREVWIDGERVKDITVHRALKPIIDIRARIYDMQHEAKFQDGLTYIDTNQRSSSLYRPPRETKDWTDKTTAVDLVLNEIGGVVTRVGDETVGEMWSLYDGRDVLAEIDPRFADNIDRHIRAVVENDIFHVSANTDPKGDRSRPPQDQDPDMMVRVTRETDAGIIVRGAKYETASAYADQAFLKPTVGAWSNEKLSDYAVGCIVKMGAPGVKHICRAGFAGRTDPADYPLANRFDEVEALVVFDDVLIPWEDVFFYRHTRAAQHVRATLHRYSAFPYVLRLLYTADMMIGAAMWNAKQTGLDKLQSVREKLADLVCYREGINAHLTASIAAAQRSPGGLLMPHQSMLYAGRVFACSNLPTMMHIARELCGGQICITPNAEAFATSGPDAWLNKFYSLNDNWQAEDRRKLLAFARDLLNSDYAGHRLTFVQFAQAPHFNHLAAVYNSFDFSGPLDFVRKSAQLSDRVAGQPEALQ